Proteins encoded by one window of Cylindrospermum stagnale PCC 7417:
- a CDS encoding ParA family protein, giving the protein MGYVIATANMKGGVGKTTLTVNLATCLAKNYGKRVLVLDLDSQISATLSLMSPLDFAKRRKQRKTFRYLLDEIINPDPDAKLTVQDIVHSKVCNLPGLDLLPGDIDLYDEFVVSEMLHQQSVALGEQDFERIWNRFERVLINNILKPVREEYDFILLDCAPGYNLLTRSALAASDFYILPAKPEPLSVVGIQLLERRIAQLKDSHELEAKIDIKMLGIVFSMSSANLLNGRYYKQVMHRVIEDFGVDKICKAQIPVDVNVAKAVDSFMPAVLLSPNSAGSKAFNQLTQELLQKL; this is encoded by the coding sequence ATGGGATATGTAATTGCAACAGCAAATATGAAAGGCGGCGTAGGTAAAACTACACTCACCGTTAACTTAGCTACTTGTTTAGCGAAGAATTATGGAAAGCGGGTGCTTGTCTTAGATTTAGATAGCCAAATTAGTGCCACACTCAGTTTAATGTCGCCTTTAGACTTTGCCAAGCGTCGCAAACAAAGAAAGACATTTAGGTATTTGCTAGACGAAATTATCAATCCTGATCCTGATGCTAAACTGACGGTGCAGGATATCGTTCACTCTAAAGTATGTAATCTCCCTGGACTAGATTTATTACCGGGAGATATTGACTTGTATGATGAATTTGTTGTTTCAGAAATGCTGCATCAACAATCTGTTGCTTTGGGTGAACAAGATTTTGAAAGGATTTGGAATCGCTTTGAAAGGGTTTTGATTAATAACATTTTAAAACCAGTCCGTGAAGAATATGATTTTATTCTTTTAGATTGCGCTCCTGGTTATAATCTCTTGACTCGTAGCGCTTTAGCTGCTAGTGATTTCTATATTCTGCCTGCTAAACCAGAACCTTTATCTGTAGTGGGTATTCAATTACTTGAAAGACGCATTGCTCAGTTAAAAGATAGTCATGAATTAGAAGCTAAAATTGATATCAAAATGCTGGGTATTGTGTTTAGTATGTCTAGCGCTAACTTGCTTAATGGTAGATATTACAAACAAGTGATGCACCGCGTTATCGAAGATTTTGGTGTAGATAAAATTTGTAAGGCACAAATTCCTGTTGATGTGAATGTTGCTAAAGCTGTAGATAGTTTTATGCCGGCGGTTTTGCTTAGTCCTAATTCGGCTGGTTCTAAAGCCTTTAATCAGTTGACTCAGGAGTTGTTGCAGAAGTTGTAA